One window of the Solanum stenotomum isolate F172 unplaced genomic scaffold, ASM1918654v1 scaffold33130, whole genome shotgun sequence genome contains the following:
- the LOC125852247 gene encoding uncharacterized protein LOC125852247 isoform X1: MKNLPVFLMGCGGVGRQLLQHIVSCRSLHAKQGLHLRVVGVCDSKSLVVVADVLTSEFDDSFLLEVFRVKSNGSSLQTLANSGVCQVFSGPEVIRKVIDIGLLGKSTDLAFVDCSASAETIGVLNQVVDFGCCVVLANKKPLSVPMEDYDKLVSQPRRLRHESTVGAGLPVIASLNRIISSGDPVYRIIGSLSGTLGYVMSEVEDGKPFSQVVNAAKSLGYTEPDPRDDLGGMDVARKALILARLLGRRLNLDNMKIESLYPEEMGPDVMPLEDFLVNGLPLLDKKIEDRIKQASANGNVLRYVCLIDDARCEVGIQEVPKDSALGRLRGSDNVVEIYSRCYEKQPLVIQGAGAGNDTTAAGVVADILDIQDLFP; encoded by the exons ATGAAGAATTTACCGGTGTTTTTGATGGGCTGTGGAGGAGTTGGCCGTCAATTGCTTCAACACATTGTTTCTTGTCGATCTCTTCACGCTAAACAG GGGTTGCATTTGCGAGTTGTGGGTGTGTGTGATAGCAAATCTTTGGTGGTTGTAGCTGATGTTCTTACTTCAGAATTCGATGATTCATTTCTTCTTGAAGTTTTTCGTGTCAAATCCAATGGCTCTTCATTGCAGACTCTTGCAAATTCTG GTGTATGTCAAGTGTTTTCTGGTCCAGAAGTTATACGAAAAGTAATTGATATTGGACTTCTTGGAAAATCAACAG ATTTAGCATTTGTTGATTGTTCAGCTAGTGCTGAGACTATTGGAGTGCTAAACCAGGTTGTAGATTTTGGTTGTTGTGTGGTGCTGGCTAACAAGAAGCCTCTTTCTGTGCCAATG GAAGATTATGATAAGTTGGTGTCACAGCCCCGTCGCCTTAGACACGAGTCAACT GTTGGTGCTGGCCTTCCTGTCATAGCGTCCTTAAATCGCATAATTTCATCAGGAGACCCCGTCTACCGTATTATTGGGAGTTTGAGTG GTACCCTGGGGTATGTAATGAGTGAGGTTGAGGATGGAAAGCCATTCAGCCAAGTCGTTAATGCTGCTAAAAGCCTTGGCTACACTGAACCAG ATCCTCGGGATGATCTAGGTGGTATGGATGTAGCAAGAAAA GCTCTAATTCTTGCTCGGCTCCTTGGACGGCGTTTAAACCTAGATAATATGAAG ATTGAAAGCTTGTATCCTGAAGAAATGGGACCAGATGTGATGCCTCTGGAAGACTTTCTAGTGAATGGCCTTCCCTTACTTgataagaaaattgaagataGGATTAAACAAGCTTCTGCAAATGGGAATGTTCTGCGTTATGTTTGCTTGATTGATGATGCAAG ATGTGAAGTTGGCATCCAAGAAGTTCCAAAAGATTCTGCATTGGGAAGATTAAGAGGAAGTGATAATGTG GTGGAGATATACAGCCGTTGTTATGAGAAACAACCTTTGGTTATCCAAGGTGCTGGAGCAGGAAATGATACCACAGCAGCTGGTGTCGTAGCTGATATCCTTGACATTCAAGATTTATTCCCTTAA
- the LOC125852247 gene encoding uncharacterized protein LOC125852247 isoform X2 codes for MKNLPVFLMGCGGVGRQLLQHIVSCRSLHAKQGLHLRVVGVCDSKSLVVVADVLTSEFDDSFLLEVFRVKSNGSSLQTLANSGVCQVFSGPEVIRKVIDIGLLGKSTDLAFVDCSASAETIGVLNQVVDFGCCVVLANKKPLSVPMEDYDKLVSQPRRLRHESTVGAGLPVIASLNRIISSGDPVYRIIGSLSGTLGYVMSEVEDGKPFSQVVNAAKSLGYTEPDPRDDLGGMDVARKALILARLLGRRLNLDNMKIESLYPEEMGPDVMPLEDFLVNGLPLLDKKIEDRIKQASANGNVLRYVCLIDDARCEVGIQEVPKDSALGRLRGSDNVVEIYSRFYDKQPLVIQGAGAGNDTTAAGVLADILDIQDLFP; via the exons ATGAAGAATTTACCGGTGTTTTTGATGGGCTGTGGAGGAGTTGGCCGTCAATTGCTTCAACACATTGTTTCTTGTCGATCTCTTCACGCTAAACAG GGGTTGCATTTGCGAGTTGTGGGTGTGTGTGATAGCAAATCTTTGGTGGTTGTAGCTGATGTTCTTACTTCAGAATTCGATGATTCATTTCTTCTTGAAGTTTTTCGTGTCAAATCCAATGGCTCTTCATTGCAGACTCTTGCAAATTCTG GTGTATGTCAAGTGTTTTCTGGTCCAGAAGTTATACGAAAAGTAATTGATATTGGACTTCTTGGAAAATCAACAG ATTTAGCATTTGTTGATTGTTCAGCTAGTGCTGAGACTATTGGAGTGCTAAACCAGGTTGTAGATTTTGGTTGTTGTGTGGTGCTGGCTAACAAGAAGCCTCTTTCTGTGCCAATG GAAGATTATGATAAGTTGGTGTCACAGCCCCGTCGCCTTAGACACGAGTCAACT GTTGGTGCTGGCCTTCCTGTCATAGCGTCCTTAAATCGCATAATTTCATCAGGAGACCCCGTCTACCGTATTATTGGGAGTTTGAGTG GTACCCTGGGGTATGTAATGAGTGAGGTTGAGGATGGAAAGCCATTCAGCCAAGTCGTTAATGCTGCTAAAAGCCTTGGCTACACTGAACCAG ATCCTCGGGATGATCTAGGTGGTATGGATGTAGCAAGAAAA GCTCTAATTCTTGCTCGGCTCCTTGGACGGCGTTTAAACCTAGATAATATGAAG ATTGAAAGCTTGTATCCTGAAGAAATGGGACCAGATGTGATGCCTCTGGAAGACTTTCTAGTGAATGGCCTTCCCTTACTTgataagaaaattgaagataGGATTAAACAAGCTTCTGCAAATGGGAATGTTCTGCGTTATGTTTGCTTGATTGATGATGCAAG ATGTGAAGTTGGCATCCAAGAAGTTCCAAAAGATTCTGCATTGGGAAGATTAAGAGGAAGTGATAATGTG GTGGAGATATACAGCCGTTTTTATGATAAACAACCTTTGGTTATCCAAGGTGCTGGAGCAGGAAATGATACCACAGCAGCTGGTGTCCTAGCTGATATCCTTGACATTCAAGATTTATTCCCTTAA
- the LOC125852243 gene encoding putative disease resistance RPP13-like protein 1, whose amino-acid sequence MDVVGGAFLSSALNVLFDRLAPHGDLLNMFRKHKDPVQLLKKLKMTLRGLQIVLSDAENKQASNPSVSDWLNELRDAVDSAENLIEEVNYEALRLKVEGQNQNLAEVSDLNLCLSDYFFRNINDKLEETIETLEVLEKQIGRLGLKDHFSSPKQETRTPSTSLVDDSDIFGRQNDIEELVDRLLSEDASGKKLTVVPIVGMGGLGKTTLAKAVYNDERVEKHFVLKAWFCVSEAYDAFRITKGLLQEIGSTDLKVDDNLNQLQVKLKKRLKGKKFLLVLDDVWNDNYNVWDDLRNVFVQGDIGSKIIVTTRKESVALIMGNEKISMDNLSTEASWSLFKRHAFENMDPMGHPELEEVGKQIAAKCKGLPLALKTLAGMLRSKSEVEEWKRILRSEIWELPYNDILPALMLSYNDLPAHLKRCFSYCAIFPKDYPFRKEQVIHLWIANGLVPQEDEIIEDSGNQYFLELRSRSLFERVPNPSEGNIENLFLMHDLVNDLAKIASSKLCIRLEESKGSHMLEKSRHLSYSMGEGGEFEKLTPLYKLEQLRTLLPTCISVNNCYHPLSKRVQHNILPNLRSLRALSLSHYKIKELPNDLFIKLKLLGFLDISQTEIKRLPSSICMLYNLETLLLSDCDYLEELPLQMEKLIYLRHLDISNTCLLKMPLHLSKLKSLQVLVGAKFLLSGWRMEDLGEAQNLYGSLSVVELQNVVDRKEAGKAKMREKNHVDKLSLEWSESSSADNSQTERDILDELRPHKNIKEVEITGYRGTKFPNWLADPLFLKLVKLSISNCKVCDSLPALGVLPCLKFLSIRGMHRITEVTDEFYGSLSSKKPFNALEKLVFEDMPEWKQWHVLGSGEFATLENLLIINCPELSLETPIQLSCLKRLKVVGSSKVGVVFDDAQLFRSQLEGMKQIVELYISDCNSLTSFPFSILPITLETIMISGCKKLKLEVPVSEMSYCNMFIEDLTLDECDCIDDISPELLPRARTLNVANCHNLTRFLIPAATETLFIQNCENVEKLSVACGGTQMTSLTILKWLPERMQELLPSLKTLRLINCPEIESFPEGGLPFNLQQLVINNCKKLVNGRKEWRLQRLPCLTELFIYHDGSDEEIVGGENWELPSSIQRLLIYNLKTLSSQHLKSLTSLQYLYIKGNLPQIQSMPEQGQFSHLTSLQSLHIWYFPNLQSLPESALPSSLSQLEISLCPNLQSLPESALPSSLSELEIYHCPNLQSLPVKGLPSSLSKLDISECPLLKPLLEFDKGEYWPNIAQFPTIKIDGECM is encoded by the coding sequence ATGGATGTAGTTGGTGGTGCATTTCTCTCTTCAGCTTTGAATGTTCTCTTTGATAGGCTTGCTCCTCACGGTGATCTGCTCAACATGTTTCGGAAGCATAAGGATCCAGTTCAGCTCTTAAAGAAGCTGAAAATGACTTTGCGTGGTCTTCAGATTGTGCTAAGTGATGCAGAGAATAAGCAGGCATCAAATCCATCTGTGAGCGACTGGCTTAATGAGCTTCGAGATGCTGTCGACTCTGCTGAAAACTTAATTGAAGAAGTCAATTATGAAGCTTTGAGGCTTAAGGTGGAAGGCCAGAATCAAAATCTTGCAGAAGTAAGTGACCTCAACCTGTGCTTGAGTGATTATTTCTTTCGTAACATAAATGATAAGTTGGAAGAAACCATTGAAACATTGGAGGTGTTGGAAAAGCAAATTGGTCGCCTTGGCTTAAAGGATCATTTTAGTTCACCTAAACAAGAAACTAGAACACCTTCAACTTCTTTGGTTGATGATTCTGATATCTTTGGAAGGCAGAATGATATAGAGGAATTGGTTGACCGTTTATTGTCTGAAGATGCAAGTGGAAAAAAGCTGACAGTAGTTCCTATTGTTGGAATGGGCGGCCTGGGTAAGACAACACTTGCTAAAGCAGTTTACAATGATGAGAGAGTGGAGAAACATTTTGTTTTGAAAGCTTGGTTTTGTGTTTCTGAGGCATATGATGCTTTCAGAATAACAAAAGGACTACTTCAAGAAATTGGCTCAACTGACTTGAAGGTTGATGACAATCTTAACCAGCTACAAGTCAAATTGAAGAAAAGATTAAAGGGAAAGAAGTTTCTTCTTGTTCTGGACGATGTGTGGAATGACAACTACAACGTGTGGGATGACTTGAGAAATGTTTTTGTACAAGGAGATATAGGAAGTAAGATCATTGTGACGACACGTAAAGAGAGTGTTGCCTTGATAATGGGAAATGAGAAAATTAGCATGGACAATTTGTCTACTGAAGCCTCTTGGTCTTTATTTAAAAGACATGCATTTGAAAACATGGATCCTATGGGACATCCGGAACTTGAAGAGGTCGGAAAACAAATTGCAGCTAAGTGCAAAGGACTGCCCTTAGCTCTGAAGACGCTCGCTGGCATGTTACGCTCCAAATCAGAGGTTGAAGAGTGGAAACGTATTTTGAGAAGTGAAATATGGGAGCTGCCATACAATGACATATTACCAGCGTTGATGTTGAGCTACAATGATCTTCCTGCACATTTAAAGCGATGTTTTTCCTATTGTGCAATATTTCCTAAAGATTATCCATTTAGGAAAGAACAAGTCATTCATCTGTGGATTGCCAATGGTCTCGTACCTcaggaagatgaaataattgaagattcAGGCAACCAATACTTTCTCGAGTTGAGGTCAAGATCATTATTCGAAAGGGTCCCAAATCCTTCTGAAGGGAACATAGAGAATTTATTCTTAATGCATGACCTTGTCAATGATTTAGCCAAAATTGCATCTTCAAAACTTTGTATCAGGTTGGAAGAGAGCAAAGGATCTCATATGTTGGAAAAAAGTCGGCACTTATCTTATTCAATGGGAGAAGGTGGTGAGTTTGAGAAATTGACACCCCTCTACAAATTGGAGCAGCTGAGGACATTGCTTCCGACATGTATTAGTGTCAATAATTGTTATCACCCTCTAAGCAAGAGGGTGCAGCATAACATATTGCCAAATCTTAGATCCTTAAGGGCATTATCATTGTCTCATTACAAGATTAAGGAGTTGCCAAATGACttgtttatcaaattaaagctcCTCGGATTTTTGGATATTTCTCAGACAGAGATTAAAAGGTTGCCAAGTTCCATTTGTATGTTGTATAACTTAGAGACACTTCTCCTGTCAGATTGTGATTATCTTGAGGAGCTACCACTGCAGATGGAGAAGTTGATTTACTTGCGTCATCTTGACATAAGCAACACTTGTCTCTTGAAGATGCCGCTACATCTGAGCAAGTTGAAAAGCCTCCAAGTGTTAGTGGGAGCCAAGTTTCTTTTAAGTGGTTGGAGAATGGAAGATTTGGGTGAAGCACAGAACTTGTATGGATCTCTATCAGTTGTAGAGTTGCAAAATGTGGTTGATAGAAAGGAAGCTGGGAAGGCAAAGATGAGGGAGAAGAATCATGTTGACAAGTTATCGCTGGAGTGGAGTGAAAGTAGTAGTGCCGACAATTCACAAACTGAAAGAGACATTCTTGATGAGCTACGCCcacataaaaacataaaagaagtcGAAATAACCGGATATAGAGggacaaaatttccaaattggCTAGCTGATCCTTTGTTTCTTAAGCTAGTGAAATTGTCTATTAGCAACTGCAAGGTCTGTGATTCCTTGCCAGCACTAGGAGTACTCCCTTGTTTGAAATTCCTTTCCATTAGAGGGATGCATCGAATAACAGAGGTGACGGACGAATTCTATGGCAGTTTGTCCTCCAAAAAGCCTTTTAATGCTCTTGAGAAGCTTGTATTTGAAGATATGCCGGAGTGGAAGCAATGGCACGTACTAGGAAGTGGAGAGTTCGCTACACTTGAGAaccttttaattataaattgcCCTGAACTCAGTTTGGAGACACCCATCCAACTTTCATGTTTAAAAAGGTTAAAAGTTGTTGGTTCTTCTAAGGTTGGAGTTGTTTTTGATGATGCTCAACTGTTTAGATCCCAACTTGAGGGAATGAAGCAGATTGTTGAATTATATATTAGTGATTGTAACTCTCTTACCTCCTTTCCTTTTAGCATACTGCCCATTACCTTGGAGACAATAATGATATCTGGTTGcaagaaattgaaattggaaGTGCCAGTTAGTGAGATGAGTTATTGTAACATGTTTATCGAGGATTTGACACTGGATGAATGTGATTGTATAGATGATATATCACCTGAGTTGCTCCCAAGAGCACGCACATTGAATGTAGCTAATTGCCACAACCTTACTAGGTTTTTGATTCCTGCTGCGACTGAAACTCTCTTTATTCAGAATTGTGAGAATGTTGAAAAACTTTCGGTGGCATGTGGGGGGACCCAGATGACGTCACTGACTATTTTGAAGTGGCTGCCAGAACGTATGCAGGAACTCCTTCCATCTCTTAAGACACTGCGACTGATTAATTGTCCAGAAATAGAGTCCTTTCCTGAAGGAGGATTGCCCTTCAATTTACAACAACTTGTGATCAATAATTGCAAGAAACTGGTGAACGGCCGAAAGGAGTGGCGTTTACAGAGACTCCCCTGTCTCACTGAGTTATTCATCTACCATGATGGCAGTGACGAAGAGATTGTTGGTGGTGAGAATTGGGAGTTGCCTTCCTCTATTCAAAGACTTCTCATATACAATCTGAAAACATTAAGCAGCCAACATCTCAAAAGCCTCACCTCTCTTCAATATCTATATATTAAGGGTAATTTACCTCAAATTCAGTCAATGCCGGAACAAGGCCAGTTTTCACACCTCACTTCGCTTCAAAGTCTACACATCTGGTATTTCCCTAATCTCCAATCACTTCCTGAATCAGCACtgccctcctccctctctcagcTGGAGATCTCCCTTTGCCCTAATCTCCAATCACTTCCTGAATCAGCACTGCCCTCCTCCCTCTCTGAGCTGGAGATCTACCATTGCCCTAATCTGCAATCTCTTCCAGTAAAAGGGCTGCCATCTTCCCTCTCTAAACTAGATATTTCAGAATGTCCATTGCTCAAACCACTACTAGAATTTGACAAGGGGGAATACTGGCCAAATATTGCTCAATTTCCCACCATAAAGATCGATGGGGAATGCATGTGA